GTGAGCAAGAGCTGAGCGCTCTCACGCGTCCTTGTGCGCGCCGGGATGAATCAAAATGTCGCGTGCGGCGGAGAGGTCGATGAAGGCCTGCGCGCTGCCGCCCTGGTCGGGATGCATGCCCTTGGCGGCGCGGCGATAGGCCTGGTTGATGTCGTCGCAGGTGAGCTGCACCGCGAGCGGCAAGCCCAGCATCTTGCGGGCGCGATCCTCGCTCGACAATTTCTTCGGCGCCGCGTTGCGACGGCCGAAGCGGGGCGCGGTCAGATCATGGACGACATCGAGGATCACGCCGACGCGGCGCCGCGCGGCCAGCGTGATGCTGTGATCGTCATTGTCCGCGGCCTGGCGCAGCACGGGCAGCGCCTGCTCGGCGGCCTGCCGCAGCGTGGCATCGGTGCTCATCCGCACGATCTCGGCCACGAGCCGTCCCGCCTCGGCCCAATCA
This portion of the Bradyrhizobium diazoefficiens genome encodes:
- a CDS encoding J domain-containing protein codes for the protein MMERLESWKLALERLRSAEFADWAEAGRLVAEIVRMSTDATLRQAAEQALPVLRQAADNDDHSITLAARRRVGVILDVVHDLTAPRFGRRNAAPKKLSSEDRARKMLGLPLAVQLTCDDINQAYRRAAKGMHPDQGGSAQAFIDLSAARDILIHPGAHKDA